Proteins from a genomic interval of Ramlibacter algicola:
- a CDS encoding response regulator, producing the protein MGIRVLVVEDVKASHELILESLQLIGGFDVVGSCPTELQAQQWLHDRPSDCDLVILDLMLREGSGFAVLNQMRKRRDPPQIVVFSDFATPAVAEKCRAMGAVDAISKEDYRQLRVFLERYRSGTLTDRPSCVDTRQRTH; encoded by the coding sequence TTGGGTATTCGCGTACTGGTGGTCGAAGACGTCAAGGCGTCGCATGAACTGATCCTGGAGTCGCTGCAACTCATCGGCGGCTTCGACGTCGTCGGCAGCTGCCCGACCGAATTGCAGGCGCAGCAGTGGCTGCACGACCGGCCTTCCGACTGCGACCTCGTCATCCTCGACCTGATGCTGCGCGAAGGCTCCGGCTTCGCGGTGCTCAACCAGATGCGCAAGCGCCGCGACCCGCCGCAGATCGTCGTCTTCAGCGACTTCGCGACGCCCGCGGTCGCCGAGAAGTGCCGCGCGATGGGCGCGGTCGATGCGATCTCGAAGGAGGACTACCGCCAGCTGCGCGTGTTCCTCGAGCGCTACCGCAGCGGCACGCTCACCGACCGGCCGTCCTGTGTCGACACGCGACAACGCACGCATTGA
- the rsgA gene encoding ribosome small subunit-dependent GTPase A — MHIDFDSLRGIGLSQAIVSRLGAEGIPPGLRLARVTETQRDCLTLHDGHEDHLARPTHRLHAVLQARDAPPTVGDWVLAGPDDHGAWWVHERLDPVTQIARRANDGRRQQLASNVDTALLVMGLDLDFNPRRAERYIATVRAAGVAPVVVLTKADIAAHGAQRVDELRHRLPASVPVVAVDGTSDSARVALWSWLGEGQTLVLLGASGAGKSTLTNTLIGDDVQSTGGVRQGDGRGKHTTTARSLHFCTGGACIIDTPGLRTWRPDADAASLAATFDDVEALAGGCRFRDCRHDGEPGCAVRAAVAADRLSNYRKLLRDAQRGESTPLERIALRRKWKAIGKAGSERTREKRR, encoded by the coding sequence ATGCACATCGATTTCGACTCCCTGCGGGGGATCGGCCTGTCCCAGGCCATCGTCTCCCGCCTCGGCGCGGAGGGCATCCCGCCCGGCCTGCGCCTCGCGCGCGTCACCGAGACGCAGCGCGACTGCCTGACCCTGCACGACGGCCACGAGGACCACCTCGCCCGTCCCACCCACCGCCTGCACGCCGTGCTGCAGGCGCGCGACGCGCCACCCACCGTGGGCGACTGGGTCCTCGCCGGTCCCGACGACCACGGGGCGTGGTGGGTCCATGAACGGCTCGACCCGGTGACGCAGATCGCGCGCCGGGCCAACGACGGCCGCCGCCAGCAGCTGGCCAGCAACGTGGACACCGCGTTGCTGGTGATGGGGCTGGACCTGGACTTCAACCCGCGCCGTGCCGAGCGCTACATCGCCACCGTGCGCGCCGCCGGCGTCGCGCCGGTCGTCGTGCTCACCAAGGCCGACATCGCAGCGCACGGCGCGCAACGCGTCGACGAACTGCGGCATCGCCTGCCGGCGTCCGTGCCGGTCGTGGCGGTCGACGGCACCAGCGACAGCGCGCGCGTCGCGCTGTGGTCGTGGCTGGGCGAAGGCCAGACGCTGGTCCTGCTCGGCGCTTCGGGCGCGGGAAAGTCCACGCTGACCAACACGCTGATCGGCGACGACGTGCAATCGACGGGCGGCGTGCGGCAGGGCGACGGCCGCGGCAAGCACACGACCACCGCGCGCTCGCTGCACTTCTGCACGGGCGGCGCCTGCATCATCGACACGCCGGGGCTGCGCACCTGGCGTCCCGATGCGGACGCCGCCTCGCTGGCGGCGACGTTCGACGACGTGGAAGCTCTCGCGGGCGGCTGCCGCTTCCGCGATTGCCGGCATGACGGCGAGCCGGGCTGCGCGGTGCGTGCGGCCGTGGCCGCGGACCGGTTGTCGAACTACCGCAAGCTGCTGCGCGACGCGCAGCGCGGCGAGAGCACGCCACTGGAGCGCATCGCGCTGCGCCGCAAGTGGAAGGCGATCGGCAAGGCCGGCAGCGAGCGCACGCGCGAGAAGCGGCGCTGA
- a CDS encoding acyl-CoA thioesterase, producing MKEVAYEVRVEFGDCDPARIVWFPNFFRWIDAASRHFFIACGVPTWTETERTLGVIGTPLVDTHARFVKTATYGDVLQLHTSIAEWRNKSFVQRYRVMRGDDLLMECEEVRIFAGRRDDGSIFAMPPPPSIRALCE from the coding sequence ATGAAGGAAGTCGCGTACGAGGTGCGGGTCGAGTTCGGCGATTGCGACCCGGCCCGCATCGTCTGGTTCCCGAACTTCTTCCGCTGGATCGACGCGGCCTCGCGCCACTTCTTCATCGCCTGCGGCGTGCCCACCTGGACGGAGACCGAGCGCACGCTGGGCGTGATCGGCACGCCGCTGGTGGACACGCACGCACGCTTCGTCAAGACCGCCACCTACGGCGACGTCCTGCAGCTGCACACCTCGATCGCCGAATGGCGCAACAAGAGCTTCGTGCAGCGCTACCGCGTGATGCGCGGCGACGACCTGCTGATGGAGTGCGAGGAGGTCCGCATCTTCGCCGGCCGCCGCGACGACGGCAGCATCTTCGCGATGCCGCCGCCGCCCTCGATCCGCGCGCTCTGCGAGTGA
- a CDS encoding MFS transporter: MPNLLASRRGRLAAFFLLYVTEGIPLGFAATAIATQLRRQGVGPAEIGAFVGAFYLPWAFKWAFGPFVDVFRSKRFGHRRGWILLTQVVMALTLVVLVGVPLPAGLALFTGILLVHNTFAATMDVAIDSLAVNTLSEDERGLANGLMFAGAAIGQAVGGSGVLFLVPYIGFPATFFFVAGCIAAVTVFVVLPLREPVVEGVLHVAMSMRDKWRQATGEMKAFAVASFRSFVGTRGALNGVFFSLLPAGAMALGLALQSNLAVEVGMADDEVGALNLWTNVISAACMVIGGWLSDKLGRRPTLAVYLAGMSLPVLWLMWFLQQHGYDMPRAPGGAPMPELIRALWISSLWYAVFQGLMYGTRSAIMMDITNPRVAATQFTAYMAMMNLAIAIAAQWQGIAVEAWGYQMTLLVDAITGPLCILLLPSMKRPLVFSDELASRRARACAIGLGVACLAWVPYWAMHDLAGAAQPIFAVFFTLVFVASALFLLAGREVLADSAGVWRRAALWLAPLLLAMYARRWLGNLSGVPALHAVAEALVYAIPLAGGVVLLGLATRHWPLQAPAEELQAAKAA; this comes from the coding sequence ATGCCCAACCTGCTCGCCAGCCGCCGCGGCCGCCTGGCCGCGTTCTTCCTGCTGTACGTCACGGAAGGCATTCCGCTCGGCTTCGCCGCCACCGCGATCGCCACCCAGCTGCGCCGCCAGGGCGTCGGCCCGGCGGAGATCGGCGCCTTCGTCGGCGCGTTCTACCTGCCGTGGGCGTTCAAGTGGGCGTTCGGCCCCTTCGTCGACGTGTTCCGCTCCAAGCGCTTCGGCCACCGGCGCGGCTGGATCCTGCTGACGCAGGTCGTGATGGCGCTGACGCTGGTGGTGCTCGTGGGCGTGCCGCTGCCGGCCGGCCTGGCGCTGTTCACCGGCATCCTGCTGGTCCACAACACCTTCGCCGCCACGATGGACGTGGCGATCGACTCGCTCGCGGTCAACACGCTCAGCGAGGACGAGCGCGGGCTGGCCAACGGGCTGATGTTCGCCGGCGCCGCGATCGGCCAGGCGGTCGGCGGCAGCGGCGTGCTGTTCCTCGTGCCCTACATCGGCTTCCCGGCGACGTTCTTCTTCGTCGCCGGCTGCATCGCCGCGGTCACTGTGTTCGTCGTGCTGCCGCTGCGCGAGCCGGTCGTCGAAGGCGTGCTGCATGTCGCGATGTCGATGCGCGACAAGTGGCGCCAGGCCACCGGCGAGATGAAGGCGTTCGCGGTCGCCTCGTTCCGCTCCTTCGTCGGCACCCGCGGCGCGCTCAACGGCGTGTTCTTCTCGCTGCTGCCCGCTGGCGCGATGGCGCTGGGCCTCGCGCTGCAATCCAACCTGGCGGTGGAAGTCGGCATGGCCGACGACGAGGTCGGCGCGCTCAACCTCTGGACCAACGTCATCTCGGCCGCCTGCATGGTCATCGGCGGCTGGCTGTCGGACAAGCTGGGGCGGCGGCCGACGCTGGCCGTCTACCTCGCGGGCATGAGCCTGCCGGTGCTGTGGCTGATGTGGTTCCTGCAGCAACACGGCTACGACATGCCGCGCGCCCCCGGCGGCGCGCCGATGCCCGAGCTGATTCGCGCGCTGTGGATCTCGTCGCTCTGGTACGCCGTGTTCCAGGGCCTGATGTACGGCACGCGCTCGGCCATCATGATGGACATCACGAACCCGCGCGTGGCGGCCACGCAGTTCACGGCCTACATGGCCATGATGAACCTGGCCATCGCCATCGCCGCCCAGTGGCAGGGCATCGCGGTCGAGGCCTGGGGCTACCAGATGACGTTGCTGGTCGATGCCATCACCGGCCCGCTGTGCATCCTGCTGTTGCCGTCGATGAAGCGGCCGCTGGTGTTCAGCGACGAACTCGCCTCGCGGCGGGCGCGCGCCTGCGCCATCGGCCTGGGCGTGGCGTGCCTGGCCTGGGTGCCGTACTGGGCGATGCACGACCTGGCCGGTGCGGCGCAACCGATCTTCGCCGTGTTCTTCACGCTGGTCTTCGTGGCGTCCGCGCTGTTCCTGCTGGCCGGCCGCGAAGTGCTCGCGGACAGCGCCGGCGTGTGGCGCCGCGCCGCGCTGTGGCTCGCGCCGCTGCTGCTGGCGATGTACGCGCGCCGCTGGCTGGGCAACCTGTCCGGCGTGCCGGCGCTGCATGCGGTGGCCGAAGCGCTGGTGTATGCGATCCCGCTGGCCGGCGGCGTCGTGCTGCTCGGGCTGGCGACGAGGCACTGGCCGCTGCAGGCGCCTGCCGAAGAACTGCAGGCGGCGAAGGCGGCATGA